In Alteromonas sp. V450, the following proteins share a genomic window:
- a CDS encoding diacylglycerol kinase family protein, giving the protein MKMVKYYVLGALLALALTLTVPTIVLKVLCGWTAFSLIAVSSAYLLNFPSLFRKREDGSIPFYIRWVFVPFLFGSWLYNEYARRTDKVPPLQKIEPNLYLACRMSSKHVELLNENHIDAILDVTAEFDGLDWTAYQEDYRYLNVPVLDHTSPTPEQLVLAINWLNQQISESKNVVVHCALGRGRSVLVVAAYLLAKNPELSVDEALSQINQIRQTARLNKRQLASLQEVRDGGLLSLQKKLTLIVNPVAGGGKWAQYRNEVLSRLNEKFEVTVKETTPEVDGKALAEQAKKNGAHIVIACGGDGTLTEVASALVNTDITMGIIPFGTANALSQVLHGYISKVMPISTACDIIIEGNTLSIDTARCNDHVMLLVAAVGFEEKMISAADREEKNMGGQFAYLKGLWNAISNNENMTFEVAKDDGPVETLETPSFVIANAAPMTTALAQGAEPPDITDGKLDLTWLLPQPSSDRQFASLAELVLSPAEAKKQSQSIRHERATRITLTFDKPTAYAVDGEIYEGNKLVIETCPRSLTVFTNFEEKD; this is encoded by the coding sequence GTGAAAATGGTGAAGTATTACGTACTAGGCGCGTTATTGGCATTAGCGCTAACGCTAACGGTACCAACAATAGTGCTAAAAGTGTTATGCGGTTGGACTGCATTTTCGCTTATCGCGGTGAGCAGCGCTTATTTACTGAATTTTCCGAGCCTGTTTCGTAAGCGCGAAGATGGGTCAATTCCCTTTTATATTCGGTGGGTATTTGTGCCCTTCTTATTTGGCTCGTGGCTTTATAACGAATATGCACGTAGAACTGACAAGGTTCCCCCACTCCAAAAGATTGAGCCTAACTTATATCTTGCTTGTCGCATGTCAAGTAAGCATGTTGAACTTCTAAATGAAAACCATATTGATGCAATTTTAGATGTAACCGCCGAATTTGACGGCCTAGACTGGACAGCTTATCAGGAAGACTACCGCTATTTGAACGTACCCGTGCTCGATCACACCAGCCCTACACCAGAGCAACTTGTGCTTGCCATCAATTGGCTAAATCAGCAGATATCTGAGAGCAAAAATGTTGTTGTACATTGCGCACTTGGGCGAGGCCGCTCCGTATTAGTGGTTGCCGCATACCTGTTGGCAAAAAACCCTGAGCTATCGGTAGATGAAGCACTAAGCCAAATCAATCAAATTCGTCAAACCGCAAGACTTAATAAACGTCAGTTAGCGTCTCTTCAAGAAGTAAGGGATGGCGGTTTGCTGTCATTGCAGAAAAAGCTAACGCTCATCGTTAACCCCGTTGCAGGTGGTGGTAAATGGGCACAATACCGAAACGAAGTACTCTCTAGACTTAACGAGAAATTCGAAGTCACCGTTAAGGAAACCACACCTGAGGTAGATGGTAAGGCACTGGCAGAGCAAGCGAAAAAAAATGGCGCACATATTGTTATCGCATGTGGCGGGGACGGTACGTTAACCGAGGTCGCATCGGCCTTAGTAAATACTGACATCACTATGGGAATTATTCCGTTTGGCACGGCCAACGCGTTAAGCCAAGTACTACACGGCTACATCAGCAAGGTAATGCCGATAAGTACGGCTTGCGACATTATAATAGAGGGCAATACCCTGTCTATTGATACAGCGCGGTGTAACGACCACGTTATGCTTTTGGTGGCGGCAGTGGGCTTCGAAGAAAAAATGATCTCTGCTGCCGACAGAGAAGAAAAAAACATGGGTGGTCAGTTTGCCTATTTAAAAGGGTTATGGAATGCCATTTCAAATAATGAAAACATGACCTTTGAAGTAGCAAAAGACGACGGGCCAGTTGAAACGCTAGAGACGCCTAGTTTCGTAATAGCAAACGCCGCCCCTATGACCACCGCCCTTGCTCAGGGTGCAGAGCCACCGGATATAACCGATGGCAAACTCGATTTAACGTGGTTATTGCCTCAGCCCAGCTCTGATAGGCAGTTCGCATCACTGGCAGAACTCGTATTAAGCCCCGCAGAAGCCAAAAAACAATCACAATCCATACGTCATGAACGCGCAACACGTATAACACTTACTTTCGACAAACCTACAGCCTACGCTGTAGACGGTGAAATTTACGAGGGCAATAAGCTTGTCATAGAAACATGCCCACGAAGTCTTACCGTATTCACTAATTTTGAAGAAAAGGACTAA
- the gdhA gene encoding NADP-specific glutamate dehydrogenase, whose product MAQKSNFEEIYTFLNEKFSDETEYLQAVHEVLEDIVPIYNANEVYKAFDIVKRICMPERIIYFTVSWMNSEGNVEINQGWRVQHNSAMGPYKGGLRFHHTVNLSVLKFLAFEQCFKNALTGLPMGGGKGGSDFNPKGRSDRDIMLFCQAFMRELQRHIGANTDVPAGDINVGAREIGYLYGEYRRLNNRFEGVLTGKGLEFGGSYVRTEATGFGLVYFLEAVCKQKNTEIEGKTITVSGAGNVALHAALKAVEKGGKVISLSNSRGLLHAAEGFTDKALKWAIDNHANRENVLTDMADKNMGEWVSDKKPWHLKCDIALPCATQNELLEDDAKALLDNGCKMVLEGANMPCTNKAQTLFLDAKIVYVPGKASNAGGVALSGLEMSQNAMFNQRKANVLDDQLYAIMESIHQRCVDEGKSVGDENHYIDYMKGANIAAFRRLADAMVAQGV is encoded by the coding sequence ATGGCTCAAAAAAGTAATTTTGAAGAAATCTATACTTTCTTAAATGAAAAGTTCTCTGATGAAACCGAGTATCTACAAGCTGTACATGAAGTACTTGAAGATATTGTACCTATTTATAACGCGAACGAAGTCTATAAGGCTTTTGATATTGTAAAACGCATTTGTATGCCGGAGCGCATTATCTATTTCACCGTTTCGTGGATGAACAGTGAAGGTAATGTTGAAATTAATCAAGGATGGCGAGTTCAACACAACTCAGCTATGGGCCCATATAAAGGCGGTTTGCGCTTTCACCATACCGTTAACCTATCAGTGCTTAAATTTTTGGCTTTTGAGCAATGCTTTAAAAATGCCCTGACGGGCCTTCCTATGGGCGGTGGTAAAGGTGGGTCCGACTTTAACCCTAAAGGTCGGTCAGACCGAGACATTATGTTATTTTGCCAAGCTTTCATGCGTGAACTTCAGCGACACATAGGTGCCAATACCGATGTACCCGCTGGCGACATTAACGTAGGTGCGCGTGAAATAGGCTACCTCTACGGTGAATATCGCAGGTTGAATAATAGGTTCGAAGGTGTGTTAACAGGTAAAGGTTTAGAATTTGGTGGAAGCTATGTACGTACCGAAGCTACAGGCTTTGGTTTAGTCTACTTTTTAGAAGCGGTTTGTAAGCAAAAAAACACTGAGATTGAAGGCAAAACCATTACGGTATCTGGCGCTGGAAACGTAGCGCTTCATGCAGCACTAAAGGCAGTTGAAAAAGGTGGAAAGGTAATATCGCTTTCAAACAGCCGAGGGCTTTTACACGCTGCAGAAGGGTTTACAGATAAGGCATTAAAATGGGCTATAGATAACCATGCCAATCGCGAAAATGTATTAACAGACATGGCTGATAAAAACATGGGCGAATGGGTAAGCGACAAGAAGCCGTGGCATTTAAAATGTGATATTGCTTTACCGTGTGCAACACAAAATGAATTGCTTGAAGACGATGCGAAAGCGCTGCTCGACAACGGCTGTAAAATGGTGTTAGAGGGAGCGAACATGCCCTGCACAAATAAAGCACAAACTCTCTTTTTAGATGCCAAAATAGTTTATGTGCCGGGCAAGGCATCCAATGCTGGTGGGGTTGCTTTATCGGGACTAGAAATGAGCCAAAATGCCATGTTCAATCAAAGAAAAGCAAATGTGCTTGACGATCAGTTGTACGCCATTATGGAAAGCATTCATCAGCGATGCGTTGACGAAGGAAAAAGCGTGGGTGATGAAAACCATTATATTGACTACATGAAGGGCGCCAATATTGCTGCATTTCGGCGACTCGCAGACGCTATGGTTGCACAAGGCGTTTGA
- the putP gene encoding sodium/proline symporter PutP, translating to MPMESYLSLAVYFIAMLGIGLFAYRQSTSDISGYILGGRQVSPQVTALSAGASDMSGWMLMGLPGAMYLTGFDAVYIAIGLVAGALANYLFVAPKLRVYTEVANDSLTVPEFFAKRFNTPNSSLRIVSAVIIVLFFTLYTSAGLVAGGKLFESAFSVNYQLGLFITLGVVVSYTLLGGFLAVSLTDFVQGCIMFVALVLVPIVAFTEFESMSQMTSAAYQSVPNFSESLETLTIVGLLSSLGWGLGYFGQPHIIVRFMAIRSVNAVGTARNIGMSWMLVTIIGALATGFVGIAYANQFGLAVDDPETIFIIFSQLLFHPLISGFLMAAILAAIMSTISSQLLVSASSLTEDIYRVMVSKKSPEKSLSEKQTVTIGRYGVAGVAVVALLLAMDASNTILSLVSNAWAGFGAAFGPLVLFCLYKKDLTAKAAMAGMVSGAVTVLFWIYAPVLADGKTLSSVIYEIIPGFAVSTFTLFMVSRFSENPSKNVQATFAQATEELANQQS from the coding sequence ATGCCAATGGAAAGTTACCTGTCACTTGCTGTGTACTTCATAGCGATGTTAGGGATAGGGTTGTTTGCTTACCGACAATCTACCAGTGATATTTCTGGTTACATTTTAGGAGGGCGCCAAGTAAGTCCCCAAGTTACTGCGCTTTCTGCGGGTGCGTCTGATATGTCTGGGTGGATGCTAATGGGTTTACCTGGCGCGATGTATTTAACCGGCTTCGACGCAGTTTATATTGCTATAGGGCTGGTTGCCGGTGCGTTAGCAAACTACTTATTTGTAGCACCAAAGCTTCGCGTTTACACCGAAGTAGCGAATGACTCGCTTACTGTTCCTGAGTTTTTTGCAAAGCGCTTCAACACGCCAAATTCAAGCCTTCGCATAGTTTCTGCGGTAATCATCGTGTTGTTTTTTACCTTGTACACGTCTGCTGGGTTAGTGGCTGGTGGTAAGTTATTTGAAAGCGCCTTTTCTGTAAATTACCAGTTGGGTTTATTTATTACGCTAGGCGTTGTTGTGTCGTACACACTTTTAGGCGGTTTCTTAGCAGTAAGCCTGACTGACTTTGTGCAGGGCTGCATTATGTTTGTAGCACTGGTATTAGTGCCAATTGTTGCGTTTACCGAGTTTGAGAGCATGTCGCAGATGACAAGTGCCGCTTACCAATCAGTACCCAATTTTTCTGAATCGTTAGAAACGCTAACGATTGTAGGGTTGCTATCGAGTTTGGGTTGGGGCTTAGGTTACTTTGGACAGCCGCATATTATTGTTCGATTTATGGCTATTCGGTCTGTTAACGCGGTGGGTACAGCGCGAAACATTGGCATGTCGTGGATGTTAGTAACCATCATTGGCGCATTGGCAACAGGGTTTGTAGGCATTGCTTATGCTAATCAGTTTGGGCTTGCTGTCGACGACCCAGAGACGATATTTATTATTTTCTCGCAACTGTTGTTTCACCCGCTTATTAGTGGATTTTTAATGGCAGCCATATTAGCCGCCATTATGAGTACAATTTCGTCGCAGTTGTTAGTTAGCGCAAGTTCGTTAACCGAAGATATTTACCGTGTAATGGTAAGTAAAAAGTCGCCAGAAAAATCGTTGAGCGAAAAGCAAACGGTAACAATTGGGCGATATGGTGTAGCAGGTGTTGCGGTGGTTGCATTGCTGTTAGCCATGGACGCGTCGAATACCATTTTATCTTTAGTAAGTAATGCTTGGGCCGGTTTTGGTGCCGCGTTTGGTCCATTAGTCCTATTTTGTCTGTATAAAAAAGACCTGACAGCAAAAGCGGCGATGGCGGGCATGGTCAGCGGTGCGGTAACTGTGCTGTTTTGGATTTATGCGCCAGTGTTAGCTGACGGTAAAACGTTAAGCAGCGTTATTTATGAAATTATTCCAGGGTTTGCGGTGAGTACGTTTACGCTTTTCATGGTGAGTCGCTTTAGCGAAAACCCATCAAAGAACGTACAAGCAACATTTGCGCAAGCCACTGAAGAATTAGCGAATCAACAATCTTAA
- a CDS encoding DNA topoisomerase IB, translated as MKRTKGFCNVYSDDSHLTIRRIHCGNKRFYYRYSSGKKVTGERVIKRIRKLVVPPNWRDTVFSRDSKASVQAVGYDEKGRKQYIYHDKWHEQQQVEKFERLVAFGRALPEFREYCLSAISQPSWTLERACALVCLLLDYTGARVGNTQYSKENNTYGLTTLRRKHVQSQSDDSVELAYVGKHGKPRTLKVNDPELAVLVCDCAQQQGYCLFRYQDTSKQWHDVTSEDVNAFIHKKLGDAYSCKDFRTWTSSRFALLNLPYVFDEVNRSKTKKWVSTLSKVVAAELGNTPIVCRKYYIHPKLFTVKNDEKACEKLINRVRSLHSEDCTQLTHLLPVEKLLLDVISSECA; from the coding sequence ATGAAACGGACGAAAGGCTTTTGCAATGTTTATTCTGATGATAGCCATCTTACGATAAGGCGAATTCACTGTGGTAACAAACGGTTTTATTATCGCTACAGCAGTGGAAAGAAAGTAACCGGCGAACGGGTGATTAAGCGCATTCGAAAGCTCGTTGTTCCGCCTAACTGGCGAGATACAGTATTTAGCCGCGATAGCAAAGCCAGTGTGCAAGCGGTTGGATACGATGAAAAAGGGCGTAAACAATATATCTATCACGACAAATGGCACGAGCAGCAGCAAGTTGAGAAATTTGAGCGCTTAGTTGCATTTGGTAGGGCGCTTCCTGAGTTTAGAGAATACTGTCTTTCTGCCATTTCACAGCCTTCTTGGACCTTGGAACGAGCATGCGCCCTCGTATGTTTATTGTTGGATTATACAGGAGCAAGAGTAGGTAATACGCAATACAGCAAGGAAAATAATACCTACGGCTTAACGACGCTACGCCGAAAACATGTTCAATCGCAATCTGACGATAGTGTAGAGCTTGCCTATGTTGGAAAACATGGCAAACCGAGAACATTGAAAGTAAACGACCCTGAACTTGCCGTGTTGGTGTGCGACTGCGCGCAGCAGCAAGGCTATTGTCTTTTTCGTTATCAAGACACCAGCAAACAGTGGCATGACGTTACCAGTGAAGATGTTAATGCCTTTATACACAAAAAGCTTGGTGACGCATACAGCTGCAAAGACTTCAGAACCTGGACGTCAAGTCGCTTCGCGTTATTAAACTTACCGTATGTTTTTGACGAAGTTAACCGTTCTAAAACAAAAAAATGGGTCAGCACACTTAGCAAAGTTGTTGCAGCAGAACTAGGCAATACTCCCATCGTTTGCAGGAAATATTATATTCATCCGAAACTATTTACTGTGAAAAATGACGAAAAGGCGTGTGAGAAGCTAATTAATCGGGTTCGCTCGCTACATAGTGAAGATTGTACGCAACTTACCCATTTACTGCCTGTAGAAAAGCTTCTTTTGGATGTTATTTCGTCTGAGTGCGCGTAA
- a CDS encoding DUF2878 domain-containing protein, with protein MKNTAVLKVVNFAWFQGIWWLVILFQNSAVIPVLALIGIWIFISPKRVEDIKLMSAVFVLGTVVDALLTLSGLFIFDESEVLISFWPIPIWLSLLWAAFAGTVYHSLTAFNGRMVIAAIGGAVFAPLSYIAGAKFGAVELGTSMLRAYIFIALVWSVMFPLCFYLSNRFEAKQAQA; from the coding sequence ATGAAAAATACTGCAGTTCTGAAAGTTGTTAACTTTGCGTGGTTTCAAGGAATATGGTGGTTAGTCATCTTGTTTCAAAATAGTGCTGTAATCCCTGTATTGGCGCTTATTGGCATATGGATTTTCATTTCCCCAAAGCGCGTAGAAGATATCAAATTGATGAGTGCAGTATTCGTGCTTGGCACCGTCGTTGACGCCTTACTCACATTAAGTGGGTTGTTTATTTTCGACGAATCTGAAGTGCTGATAAGTTTTTGGCCTATTCCTATTTGGCTGAGCTTGCTATGGGCGGCATTTGCAGGAACGGTTTATCACAGCTTAACTGCGTTTAACGGCCGAATGGTTATCGCCGCAATTGGCGGTGCAGTATTTGCGCCCCTGAGTTATATAGCCGGTGCTAAATTTGGTGCAGTCGAATTGGGTACAAGTATGCTACGCGCTTATATTTTCATTGCTCTAGTGTGGAGTGTAATGTTTCCGCTGTGTTTTTATTTATCCAACCGTTTTGAGGCAAAGCAAGCCCAAGCGTAA
- a CDS encoding HAD family hydrolase — protein sequence MDLIFFDLDGTLLNKSSEVSAFTKDTLGLLSEKDIAFTVATGRTMHSAQFVLKGQSFVLPHIYNNGVAIWDPSGNALTLENLLAPSEVNLIVEHAINNNITPFINTVNMDSPNHEHVIYHSSPKHLVERNLIEKYFSRTKARLAPIESLPANAHITNISMIGDAALVYDMYKQLNMHEALIAYSGPAIEGNEYRWMDVHHNLANKGSAVSLLRKQLKASNVIVFGDSDNDLSMFELADEAYAPSNAKPYVKDVATSVIGHHDEDGIAHFLRERFSL from the coding sequence ATGGATTTGATATTTTTTGATTTAGATGGGACTTTACTAAATAAGTCCTCGGAAGTTTCTGCCTTCACAAAAGACACGTTGGGCTTACTAAGCGAAAAAGATATCGCTTTTACGGTAGCAACAGGGCGCACCATGCATTCCGCGCAATTCGTGCTAAAAGGTCAGTCCTTTGTACTTCCGCATATTTACAATAACGGCGTAGCGATTTGGGACCCTTCTGGTAATGCGTTGACACTGGAAAACCTGTTGGCTCCTAGCGAAGTTAACCTTATCGTTGAACACGCGATCAACAACAACATAACGCCGTTTATCAATACAGTAAATATGGATAGCCCTAACCACGAACACGTTATTTATCATTCATCGCCGAAGCATTTGGTAGAGCGCAATTTAATTGAAAAATATTTTTCTCGTACCAAAGCGCGACTAGCACCAATCGAGTCGCTACCCGCCAATGCACATATTACGAATATAAGTATGATTGGTGATGCTGCGCTTGTCTACGACATGTATAAACAACTAAACATGCACGAGGCGTTAATCGCTTATTCCGGCCCAGCTATCGAAGGAAACGAGTATCGCTGGATGGATGTTCATCACAACCTTGCCAATAAGGGGAGCGCGGTATCACTGTTACGTAAACAGCTTAAAGCAAGTAACGTTATTGTGTTTGGCGATAGCGATAATGACCTAAGTATGTTTGAACTTGCTGATGAAGCGTATGCGCCCTCTAACGCAAAGCCCTACGTTAAAGACGTCGCTACGTCTGTTATCGGGCACCACGATGAAGATGGAATCGCTCACTTTTTAAGAGAACGATTCTCGCTCTAA
- a CDS encoding SDR family NAD(P)-dependent oxidoreductase: protein MTKNVLVTGGNRGIGLEIVKGMLSKGYKVLMGCRDEEAGLEAKKDIVGGDLHIIEMPLDNETAIVDAFVRAEAVYGPIDILINNAGILDDTNWKEVDAERLTKSMQVNVNAPLTLIQQTLPQMIERGFGRIINVSSSYGSFAEGLKGPLCYAVSKAAINALTVKMAAVVDEAANDKSLDVTVNSMTPGWVHTRMGGTDAPKTPEEGADTAIWLATMEKGGPNGKFFKDRAPIEW, encoded by the coding sequence ATGACAAAAAACGTCTTAGTAACTGGTGGCAACAGAGGCATTGGCCTTGAAATAGTGAAAGGCATGCTTTCAAAGGGTTATAAAGTGTTGATGGGGTGCCGTGACGAAGAGGCAGGCCTGGAAGCAAAAAAGGATATTGTAGGAGGGGATTTACATATCATAGAAATGCCCCTTGATAATGAAACGGCCATTGTCGATGCGTTCGTGCGTGCTGAAGCCGTGTATGGTCCTATTGATATTCTTATTAACAACGCCGGCATTTTAGACGACACCAACTGGAAAGAGGTTGATGCTGAACGTTTAACTAAATCGATGCAGGTGAATGTGAATGCGCCACTAACGCTTATTCAGCAGACATTACCGCAAATGATTGAGCGAGGATTTGGGCGTATAATTAATGTAAGTTCGAGTTACGGCAGTTTCGCCGAGGGGTTGAAAGGACCCTTATGTTATGCAGTGTCGAAGGCAGCAATAAACGCGCTTACCGTTAAGATGGCAGCCGTTGTTGATGAAGCCGCAAATGACAAAAGCCTGGACGTAACGGTGAATAGTATGACGCCTGGCTGGGTGCATACACGGATGGGGGGTACTGATGCACCTAAAACCCCTGAAGAAGGAGCCGATACAGCAATATGGCTAGCTACTATGGAAAAAGGTGGGCCGAATGGTAAATTTTTTAAAGATAGGGCGCCAATTGAATGGTAG
- a CDS encoding GGDEF domain-containing phosphodiesterase: MQKTLSQSLFQTLLLGIVIASLLIIGAVWRSANSLVVENIDHDIALAEKVFDRVVEDRQAVIRSVSNVLLRSFDFRRAVGTDDIPSIEAALTSYAQRLNTDIIALVTLNHEVKASQTDLFEVGQTLQSSMALVAKKQDHGLFVVDGRLIQLNLYRVEIPTLRYYMIIGTEFDATLLDELKALVGADIIVSDKNTHAVLSSTLSSMAATEVVLSEGDPSWSDVTFKDKLTYIKREVKFANDGSSPVEITLAVDTTSAFDAFTKIQITILTFAILAIFIALGLSLLLARNVSQPVSKLVKAVNEVASGSYGVALEKTSKLKEISALANAVDSMQASIKSREKHIRYQAEHDVLTGLFNRNFVEGFFEAEIERGNHIQVIAITVIGFRTINDLYGYSNGDNTLKALAERLQRWPGTAARLAGGEILYISHDSLNDDQLETLRHILEQPVESNLIAIPVKVAMAVIECPTDAASSEELFRKMNIVTDEAIHSDIWCVRYRTDLEDRYNRRLAITTELKRALASQQNELSMVYQPKVDLTTMKVCSMEALIRWNNSQLGFVPPDEFITIAEQAGLIEQVTTWVMKQTIDDLADFRQKGYQFTVAMNLSTQDIQNKALLSKLVSLLTEKGLSPNALELEITESDLVADASLAIENLNGLTQRGFQFAIDDFGTGYSSLAYLKNLPVKTIKIDKSFILSLATDENDQQIVHMVLSLANVFNLKVVAEGVEDEASMQILKEWGCDIAQGYYLSRPLNKADLEVWLQHSTYGE, translated from the coding sequence GTGCAGAAAACGTTGAGTCAAAGTTTGTTCCAAACTTTATTACTAGGTATTGTTATTGCCTCTTTACTGATAATTGGTGCGGTGTGGCGCTCAGCAAATTCGCTAGTTGTCGAGAATATTGACCATGACATTGCGCTGGCGGAAAAAGTATTCGATAGAGTAGTAGAAGACCGTCAGGCCGTTATAAGAAGCGTTTCTAATGTATTGTTACGTTCCTTTGATTTTAGAAGAGCTGTTGGGACTGATGACATTCCCTCAATAGAGGCTGCGCTGACTAGCTACGCGCAGCGCTTAAACACTGACATAATTGCATTAGTAACGTTAAATCACGAAGTGAAAGCGAGCCAAACCGATCTTTTTGAGGTAGGCCAAACTTTACAAAGCAGTATGGCGCTGGTTGCAAAAAAGCAAGATCACGGCCTCTTTGTCGTTGATGGTCGTCTTATTCAATTAAACCTGTACCGCGTAGAAATTCCCACGCTTCGATACTACATGATAATCGGCACCGAGTTTGATGCGACCCTGCTAGATGAACTTAAAGCCTTAGTCGGGGCAGATATCATTGTTTCCGACAAAAATACCCATGCAGTACTGTCTTCTACGCTAAGCAGCATGGCCGCCACAGAAGTCGTACTTTCAGAAGGTGACCCCTCTTGGTCAGATGTAACGTTTAAGGATAAGCTCACGTACATAAAACGCGAGGTAAAGTTTGCTAATGACGGCAGTAGCCCGGTTGAAATAACCTTGGCGGTAGATACAACTTCAGCATTTGATGCCTTTACAAAAATTCAGATAACCATACTAACGTTTGCTATTTTAGCTATTTTCATTGCTCTTGGCCTTTCTCTGTTACTCGCCCGAAACGTCAGTCAACCCGTGTCAAAACTTGTTAAGGCAGTAAACGAGGTGGCGTCTGGCTCTTATGGGGTGGCATTAGAAAAGACATCAAAACTGAAAGAAATATCAGCGTTAGCAAATGCAGTAGACAGCATGCAGGCTAGTATCAAGAGTCGTGAAAAGCATATTCGCTATCAGGCGGAACACGATGTACTAACCGGGTTGTTTAACCGCAACTTTGTTGAGGGTTTTTTTGAGGCGGAAATAGAACGTGGAAACCATATACAGGTAATTGCAATCACTGTTATTGGATTTCGAACAATCAATGATTTGTACGGATATTCGAATGGTGATAATACGCTAAAAGCACTCGCAGAACGACTACAGCGGTGGCCAGGAACCGCTGCGCGTTTGGCCGGCGGAGAGATTTTATACATATCTCACGATTCTTTAAATGATGACCAGCTAGAAACGTTGCGTCACATCTTAGAGCAGCCTGTCGAGAGTAATTTAATTGCTATACCCGTCAAAGTCGCTATGGCCGTAATCGAATGTCCTACCGATGCAGCAAGCTCTGAAGAATTGTTCAGAAAAATGAACATTGTGACTGATGAAGCAATTCACAGTGATATTTGGTGCGTGCGCTATCGCACTGATTTAGAAGACAGGTATAACCGACGCTTGGCAATTACCACCGAGCTAAAACGCGCCCTAGCAAGTCAACAGAACGAACTTTCAATGGTATATCAGCCCAAGGTTGATTTAACAACGATGAAAGTGTGCAGTATGGAAGCACTTATCCGCTGGAATAATAGTCAGCTTGGGTTTGTTCCACCTGATGAGTTTATTACAATTGCAGAGCAGGCGGGGCTCATTGAGCAGGTCACTACTTGGGTCATGAAACAAACCATTGATGATTTGGCAGACTTTCGTCAAAAGGGCTACCAGTTTACCGTTGCAATGAATTTGTCTACGCAGGATATCCAAAACAAAGCGTTATTAAGCAAGTTAGTTTCGTTGCTCACGGAAAAAGGCCTTTCTCCTAATGCGCTAGAACTTGAAATAACTGAAAGTGATCTTGTTGCTGATGCGTCTTTGGCAATAGAAAATCTGAATGGTTTGACGCAGCGAGGCTTTCAATTTGCCATCGATGATTTTGGCACCGGTTATTCTTCATTGGCCTATTTAAAAAACCTACCTGTTAAAACGATAAAAATAGACAAGAGTTTTATACTTTCTCTGGCCACTGATGAAAATGATCAGCAAATAGTTCATATGGTGCTAAGTTTGGCGAACGTGTTTAATTTAAAGGTTGTAGCCGAAGGTGTGGAAGATGAAGCCTCTATGCAAATATTAAAAGAGTGGGGGTGTGATATTGCACAAGGTTACTATTTAAGTCGACCGCTGAATAAAGCTGACTTGGAAGTATGGTTGCAACACTCAACTTATGGCGAATAG
- a CDS encoding YqaE/Pmp3 family membrane protein, with amino-acid sequence MDIIRILLSILLPPLGVFLQVGLGAHFWINILLTILGYFPGVIHAVYIIAKK; translated from the coding sequence ATGGATATCATTCGAATTCTACTTTCAATTTTATTACCACCTCTTGGCGTATTTTTGCAAGTTGGGCTTGGTGCACATTTCTGGATTAACATCTTGTTGACTATTCTCGGTTATTTCCCAGGTGTTATTCACGCGGTTTATATTATCGCCAAAAAGTAG
- a CDS encoding hemerythrin domain-containing protein, whose product MKIFEALRQDHEKQRLLLKILAETSGNTAARREYYAELKTQLESHAIAEERHFYSHLLEKDATVDLTRHGIAEHHEIDELLAKLDDTDMSSPAWLRHLKSLQEKVEHHLADEEQEFFQVAGNVLNDRQKSKLADEYQNEMKQECREQKATA is encoded by the coding sequence ATGAAAATTTTTGAAGCACTTCGACAAGACCATGAGAAACAGCGTCTTCTATTGAAAATTTTAGCTGAAACTAGCGGTAATACAGCAGCTAGACGTGAGTATTATGCTGAGCTTAAAACTCAGCTTGAAAGTCACGCCATTGCAGAGGAACGTCATTTTTATTCTCACCTTTTAGAGAAAGACGCTACTGTTGATTTAACACGCCATGGCATTGCGGAACATCATGAAATAGACGAATTACTTGCGAAACTAGACGATACGGATATGAGCTCTCCCGCTTGGCTACGCCATTTAAAGAGCCTTCAAGAGAAAGTTGAACACCACCTTGCCGATGAAGAGCAAGAGTTTTTTCAAGTAGCGGGCAACGTTTTGAATGATCGCCAAAAATCAAAGCTGGCTGATGAGTATCAAAATGAGATGAAACAAGAGTGTCGTGAACAAAAGGCTACAGCTTAA